From one Salmo salar chromosome ssa09, Ssal_v3.1, whole genome shotgun sequence genomic stretch:
- the selenot2 gene encoding selenoprotein T, 2 → MAEYSQTGILTALLLFTIVTVKDIYVGRSMMTQHPAQASDSLNMGADRLRDADPQRLSKQTLYTGPVLKFQFCIS, encoded by the exons ATGGCAGAATATAGCCAAACGGGTATCTTGACGGCGCTTCTGCTGTTCACAATTGTCACTGTAAAAGACATTTACGTCGGGAGGTCCATGATGACTCAACACCCAGCGCAGGCCTCTGACAGCCTGAATATGGGGGCTGACCGTTTGCGGGATGCTGACCCGCAGAGGCTCAGCAAGCAGACCCTCTACACTGGGCCAGTGCTGAAATTCCAGTTTTG CATCTCCTGA
- the LOC106611996 gene encoding lateral signaling target protein 2 homolog, whose amino-acid sequence MNRIRKWFHKPKKSDQQLLAQFYCADEELRQVAAKLNSLNGKNEPQRCALLVSQFRSCQDNVLSILNQIMNECIPGERANRDFYVKFPEEIQQENLEGQLWFGAECLAAGSIIMNQEAESEAMRPLAKELTRCIDEVRSIARDQALRNRNIYTELLCQALRKFDNLFAGFEFSYVSAMVPVKSFKQYDIQQDVTVLFCETVSRALKRGYITQDLIDDYEPALMFTIPRLAIVCGLMVFPDGPMKLDGELEDMSELFRPFHSLLKKIRNLLRTLKEEELHSLERNLCVTHEEGLAARRCSLAIPHSAITLAQQLEHTMHGKQGEKSQSSFPPQAYVVMEEDKEDNTSLLQVEPDCLEWDPEVELSSSMQADITEMELLSMMFYQAGDEMSSFLSPAPSQTSSPYPQRRGAASLTPSPMASPLRLRRSGSRVSSGGWSSGGSSVDKEERVFYMDDLDGTQKQGYSLPNSPYLNMRRNMSCPSSPWTSLSRKCAEAALQRSKNWPSSSRLSIPDPGALSVPSICLDGERLSQNVSQDVSETAELIALRMKGMKLSATVINPPSPNLSTWTEKVKEEKDDDEDDDEEDSQLQSLNEGATYCQISPCICLQCPSLHIFPSDHDTYGCLTPQTQGPPLSAVRIPALSPREQGKERSHVLGPRFSSLRAKGQQRDGVPASVAYPSLTQWRTNGDGKAEQRVVEAEPEEHTLSQFSYQSSSNNTEGIEHPDIQLACHNIRSRFNSSGDLLHRLFVCISGVADQLQSNYSSDLRTILKTLFQIMTTKTVLAEEDKQRKASLGLSNKALEDCALCMEWLSSSPSMEQDVQCEAPPTWVPDEACSDCTACNAPFTLIRKKHHCRSCGKIFCSRCSARSAPLPRYGQVKAVRVCTHCYMFHVTPFCPWNGN is encoded by the exons ATGAACAGAATTCGAAAGTGGTTTCACAAACCTAAG AAATCGGACCAACAATTGCTTGCCCAGTTCTACTGTGCTGATGAAGAGCTGAGGCAAGTGGCTGCCAAGCTCAACAGCCTGAATGGCAAGAACGAACCCCAACGCTGTGCCCTGCTGGTCAGCCAGTTCCGCTCCTGCCAG gacaatgtgCTGAGCATCCTCAACCAGATCATGAATGAGTGTATCCCAGGCGAGAGAGCCAACCGAGACTTCTATGTCAAGTTCCCAGAGGAGATCCAACAAGAGAACCTGGAAGGCCAGCTGTGGTTTGGAGCTGAG TGTTTGGCTGCTGGCTCCATCATCATGAACCAGGAGGCTGAGAGCGAGGCAATGCGTCCCCTAGCAAAGGAACTGACTCGCTGCATAGATGAAGTACGGAGCATCGCCCGTGACCAGGCTCTTCGCAATCGGAACATCTATACAGAGCTACTGTGCCAGGCCTTGAGAAAATTTGACAACCTTTTTGCAGGTTTCGAGTTCAG CTATGTTTCAGCCATGGTACCAGTCAAGTCCTTTAAACAGTATGACATCCAACAGGATGTcactgtgctgttctgtgagACAGTGTCCAG GGCACTAAAACGGGGATATATCACTCAAGACCTGATCGATGACTATGAGCCTGCACTCATGTTTACAATCCCACGATTAGCTATAGTGTG tggtctaatgGTGTTCCCTGATGGCCCCATGAAGCTGGATGGTGAGTTGGAGGACATGTCTGAGTTATTCAGGCCCTTCCACTCTTTACTGAAGAAAATCAG GAATCTCCTGCGCACACTCAAGGAAGAAGAGCTTCATTCTTTGGAACGCAACCTCTGTGTCACTCATGAAGAGGGTTTGGCTGCCCGCCGCTGTTCTTTAGCCATACCACATTCAGCCATCACTCTGGCCCAGCAACTGGAGCATACCATGCATGGGAAGCAGGGGGAAAAGTCCCAGTCAAGTTTTCCTCCTCAGGCATATGTCGTGATGGAGGAGGACAAGGAGGACAACACTTCCCTCCTGCAAGTTGAACCTGACTGTTTAGAGTGGGACCCAGAGGTTGAGCTGTCATCCTCCATGCAGGCTGACATCACGGAGATGGAGCTGCTCAGCATGATGTTCTACCAGGCGGGAGATGAGATGTCCAGCTTTCTGTCCCCAGCACCTAGCCAGACTTCGTCTCCTTACCCCCAGAGGAGGGGGGCTGCCAGCCTCACCCCCAGCCCCATGGCCTCCCCTCTCAGGCTCCGCAGGTCTGGGAGCAGAGTGTCGTCTGGTGGTTGGTCGTCTGGTGGGTCAAGTGTAGATAAAGAGGAGCGTGTCTTCTACATGGATGACTTGGACGGGACACAGAAGCAAGGCTATTCCCTTCCTAACTCCCCATATCTGAATATGAGGCGGAACATGTCTTGCCCTTCTTCACCGTGGACCAGCTTGTCCAGGAAGTGTGCAGAGGCAGCCCTCCAGCGCAGCAAGAACTGGCCCAGCAGTAGCAGGCTCTCGATCCCAGACCCTggggctctctctgtcccctccatcTGCCTGGATGGGGAGAGGTTGAGCCAGAATGTGAGCCAGGATGTTTCAGAGACGGCAGAGCTGATTGCACTGAGGATGAAGGGGATGAAACTCTCTGCAACTGTGATCAATCCCCCATCTCCCAACCTGTCTACCTGGACCGAGAAGGTGAAAGAGGAAAAAGATGACGATGAAGACGACGACGAAGAGGATTCACAGCTGCAGTCTCTGAATGAAGGGGCCACATACTGCCAGATCAGCCCCTGTATCTGCCTCCAGTGCCCCAGTCTGCATATATTCCCATCAGACCATGACACCTACGGCTGCCTGACTCCCCAAACCCAAGGTCCCCCCTTATCTGCTGTTAGAATCCCAGCTCTGAGCCCCAGGGaacaggggaaggagaggagccaTGTGCTGGGCCCACGATTCTCTTCACTACGGGCCAAGGGTCAACAGAGAGATGGTGTTCCAGCATCTGTTGCCTACCCCAGCCTGACCCAGTGGAGAACCAATGGAGATGGGAAGGCTGAACAGAGAGTGGTAGAGGCAGAGCCAGAGGAACACACCCTGTCTCAGTTCAG CTATCAATCCAGCAGTAATAACACGGAGGGGATTGAGCATCCTGACATCCAGTTGGCCTGCCACAATATCCGATCCCGTTTCAATAGCAGCGGTGACCTCCTTCATCGTCTGTTTGTGTGCATCTCAG GTGTTGCAGACCAGCTACAAAGCAACTACTCCAGTGACCTAAGAACCATATTGAAGACACTCTTCCAGATAATGACGACTAAGACAGTTCTTGCAGAAGAAGACAAGCAAAGGAAAG CATCCTTAGGCCTGAGTAACAAGGCTCTGGAGGACTGTGCCTTGTGTATGGAGTGGCTGTCTTCCTCCCCATCGATGGAGCAAGATGTCCAATGTGAAG CGCCCCCAACCTGGGTTCCTGATGAGGCCTGTAGTGACTGCACAGCATGTAACGCCCCCTTCACCTTAATACGCAAGAAGCACCACTGCAGGAGCTGTGGCAAG ATCTTCTGTTCTCGCTGCTCTGCCCGCTCAGCGCCTCTACCGCGGTACGGCCAGGTCAAGGCTGTGAGGGTATGCACCCACTGCTACATGTTTCACGTCACGCCATTTTGCCCCTGGAACGGCAACTGA